The Corynebacterium mycetoides genome includes the window GCCGGTGTCCACGTGGCGGGCGTAGTTGCGCACGATCTCGGGCGCGAACGCGTAGTTCTCGTTGATCTGCGAGGGGAACTCCACCCAGTCGCGGGGCACGTTCGTGCCAGACAGCGACGGGTAGCGCACGTTGGACAGCAGACCGTGCAGGGCGTGGCCGAACTCGTGGAAGACGGTGGTGACCTCGTCGATGCTCAAAAGGTTCGAGGTCAGCGACATCACGTTGACCACGACGGCCTTGGTGCCGGCGAGCCGGGACTGGTCCACGAACGAGCTCATCCACGCTCCGCCGCGTTTCGACGCCCGCGCCCGGTAGTCCGTCAGCAGCAGCCCAATTCCCTCGCCGCCGCGCTCCGGGGCGTCGATCACCTCCCACACGTCGACTTCGTCGCGGTAACCGCGCAGGTCCTCGCGCTTCGTCACCGTGATGCCGTAGAGCAGGTTGGCCGCGTAGAAGACGCCGTCGACGAGCACCTGCTCGAGCGGGAAGAAATTGCGCAGCTCCGCCTCGTTGACGTTGAGCTCCTCCTCGCGCCGCCGCGCCTGGTAGTAGGGCCAGTCCGCCCCGTCCACCTCGAAGCCTGCGAGCTCGCCGGCCAGCTTGCGCTCCGCCTCGGCGTTCGCGGCGGCCGCGGGCGCGAGGTCCGCGATGAGCCGGCGCGCCGCGGCCGCCGAGCCGGCCGTCTCCTCCGCGATGACGTAGTCGGCGTGGGTCTCAAAGCCCAGCAGGCGGGCGCGCTCGAGGCGCAGCTCGGCGGCCTCGCGCACCAGGGCGGCATTTGAGTCGCGGCCGCGCTGGCGGGAGGCGTCGAAAAGCGTGCGGCGGGCCTTAGGCCGCGTGAGCCGCGCCTGCAGCGACTGGGTGGTGGGCAGCTCCAGCGGGACGCGGTAGCCGGTGGGCGAGGCGTCGTCGCGGTAGGCCTCCTTCTGCTCGGCGCTGAGCCCCTCGAGCTCGTCGGCCGTCATGTCGACGGCCAGGGCCCGGGTGTCGGCGAGCAGGTTGCGGCCGAACTCCTCCGAGAGCTGGCTCAGCCGCCGGTTGATATCGAGCAGGCCGGTCTTGCCGGCGGCGTCGAGAAGCGCGCCGCGGCGCGTGAAGCGGCGCACGAGCAGCTCGTGGAGGCGGCGCGACTCCGGATCGTCGGGCACCTCGACGGCGGTGAGCCGCGCGAAGAGCTGCTCGCTCTGGTAGATCGAGTCCATGTGCGCCGAAAGCTTGGGCACGATCCGGTCCGCCACCTCGTCGAACTCGTCGGTGGTGTCGGTGCCCTGCAGGTTGAAGAACCACGCCGTCACGCGGTCGAGCGCGCTCCCGGACAGCTCGAAGGCCTCCACCGTGTTCTCCCACGTCGGGGTGTCCTGCATGAGGATCTCGGAGATCTCGCGCGCATGCCGGCTGACCGCCTCCTCGAACGCGGGCTCGACGTGCTCCAACCGGATCGCCGCGAAATCCGGCAGGTTGTACGGCAAGGTGGACGGCTCAAGCAAGGGATTCATGGGCGCCATCCTAGCCCCGCGCCGGGGTAGACTCCTGCCCATGGCTACCGCAGAAGTCACCTGCCCGGCAGGCACCGTCATCGGCATCGACGACGGGGCCGTGCGACACTTCCACTCCATCGAGTATTCGCGCATCACCGCCCCCTTCGACGACGCGACGCCCGCCGAGACGGGCATGCTTATCGACGCCACCGTGGCGCGCCCCGAAAAAACCGCCCTGTCCATCACCACACCGTCGGGCGCCACCGACGCCGACGATCTGCCCGTCATGGTGTGGATCCACGGCGGCCGCTTCGAGGAGGGCTCCCACGCCGACCCCAACACCGGCGCCGAGGCCTTCGCTGCCCAAGGGGTAGTCCAGGTGCGCCTCGGATACCGCACCACCCTCGCCGGCTTAGTGCAGTTTCCCGACGACGAGCCCTCCCACTTCCGCGCCGCGCACGACTGCCAGCTCGCGCTCGAGTGGGTGCAGCGCAACATAGAGGCCTTCGGCGGCGACCCGACGAACATCACCCTGGTCGGCCAGTCCGCCGGCGCGGCGCTCGTGCTGTGGCTGGCGCGCCGCGACCACTACCGCGGGGGATTCCGGCGCGCGGTGGCGATGTCCCCCGCTTTCCCGCGCAAGGTGTACCGGCTGCGCAGGTCGTCGCTGCGGGCGTCGCTAAGCATGCCGCTGACCCGAGGGACGCTCAACGACGCGGACCCGGAGCGGCTCGAGCGCGGCTACCGGCGCTTCCGCACCCGCCACATCACCGACCTCGCGCTCGGCCCCGGCCCTCTCGAGCCCGCCGAGCTGGCCGACGTCGACCTCGTCGTGACCTCGACGCACGACGAGTTCTACCGCACCGGCGCCCCCGCCGACTCCGCGGGCATCGGGCCGGCGTGGGTGCGGGTGGCCGGCCGGTTCATGGACCTGCTGCCGGGCCGCGCCGGCGCCTACATCGAGGCGTGCCGCGAGATCGACCCGGAGCACGTGCTCGGGCGGCTCTTCTCCGACAGCCTCGTGCGGCGCTTCGTCGACCGCGTCTGCGAGGACGCGCCGGGGCGGGTGTGGCAGGCGGAGTTCGTGTCGCATGAGGGTGCTGCCGGCAGCGTCCCGCACAGCGGCGACCTGCCGTCCCTGTTCGCCCAAGCGCCCCACGCGGCCGGCGAAGGGCTCAACGGGTGGATGGTGCGTTACTGCACCGACGGCGAGCCGGGCTGGCCGACGTACTCCCCCGGCCGGGTCGCGCTGCGCACCGACGTCAACTGCGCGCGGCCGCAGCTCGTGGAGGACCCGCTGGGGTACCTGCGCGGCGCGTTTAAGCGTTGAGGTTGCCTGAGAACGTGACGTTGCCCACGGTGAAGTCGGCGTCCCACAGCCGGCCCGGCGAGACGTCGAAGGCGTACTTCGCGTTCACGGTCGCGCCCGGGCGCAGCGGCTGATCCAGGCCGATGATGTCCACCCCGGACTGCTCGCTCGACCACGGGGTGGCGTTCTGCTCCCCGGAGCCGCCCGTGGAGTAGCGCAACGTCGGCTGCTTCAGCGCGTCCGCCGGCATCGGCACCTCGGACTTGTTGGTCACTGCCACCACGACGACGGTGCCCCCTTCGGGAGCGCTCGACACGCCCTGCCACTTGTACGTCAGCTCCATCGCCGGGTCGTCCACGGGATCACCGTCGAGCTCGTCGGTGGTCATCTTGCTCGTGTCCTCGATGCGGAACTCCTCCTGGGGCGCCGCCGTCGGCGTGGTCACCTCGAGAGACGTCTGCGTGCCGGAGGCTGTACCCGCGGCACCGTCCCCGCCGCCCGTTCCCGCGCACGCGGGCAGTGCCAGCACACACGCGAGTGCTGCGGCGGCGTAGGGGGCGGTCCGGAAGCTCATGGATGGTCTCCTTCGGGGCAGTTGCCGGTAATTCTCCCCCACTCTACAACCCGGGTACGATCCATAAACCGTGCAACCTTTGTTTCGCGTTCTTCGTAGCGCGTCGGCGCTGTGGCCCTTCTACCTCCTCGTTGTCGTCGTCTCCTCGGTAGTGGCCGGCCTGGGCCTCGTCGCACCGTTCATCCTGAAGCGGGCGACCGACACAATCGTGAACGCGCTGGGTTCCGGAAGCGTGGCCGAGGGGGTTCCCCGCCTGCTCGTCTGGCTCGCCGTGGCGCTGTTCGTCGCCGAGGCGCTCAGCTGGGTGCTGCGCAACGTCAGCGGGTACGTAGGCGACGTCATGGTGGCGCGAATCCGGCAGATCTTGTCCACCCGGTACTTCGCCAAACTCCTATCCCTGCCGCAGAGGTACTTCGACAGCCAGGTCACCGGCACCATCATCGCGCGACTGGACCGCTCGATCGCGAACATCACCATGTTCATCCAATCCTTCGCCAACAGCTTCCTGCCCATGCTGCTGCAGGTCGCCGCGATCCTGGTCATCACGTCCCTGTACTACTGGCCCCTGACCATCCTGCTCGCGGCCCTGTTTCCGCTGTACGTGTGGCTCACGGCGCTGACGTCGAAACGCTGGCAGAAGTGGGAGGGGGACAAAAACGCCGAGGTGGACGAGGGCAACGGCCGCTTCGCCGAGGTCGTGGGCCAGGTGAAGGTGACCAAGTCGTTCCTGGCCGAGACCCGCGAGCTGAACAAGTTTGCCACCCACTACGGCCGCACCGTCGAGCTGACCCGGCCCCAGTCGCGGTGGTGGCACTCCATGGACGCCGTGCGCGGCATGGCGATGAATGCCCTCTTCCTAGGCATCTACCTCATCTTGTTCGAGCGCACCCTCCACGGACACTTCACCGTCGGCGACATGGTCATGCTCGTGCAGATGGTCACCATGGCGCGCCAGCCCGTGACCATGATGAGCTGGATGGTCGACTCCGCGCAGCGCGCCGTGGCGGGCTCGCGCGACTACTTCAAGGTGATGGACGAGGAGGTCGAGCCCACCGCCAATAAAGAGATCGTCGCCGCCACTGCGTCGTCAGGCGTGCCGCGCGTCAGCGAAGTCACGCACGCGCCGCTTAACCCCGCCGAGCCGGTCATCGCCTTCGACAACGTCAGCTTCGCCTACTCCCCCGGCGAGCCGGTGCTGCGCGACATCACGTTTTCCGCGCGCGAGGGCGAGAAGATCGCGCTGGTCGGCGAGTCCGGCGGCGGCAAGTCCACCCTGGTCAACCTGCTGCTGGGCCTCTACCCCATTCAGCAGGGCACGATGACGCTGTGCGGGCGCAATCTGGACGAGATCGGCGTGGAGACCCTGCGGGCGTCGACAGGCGTGGTGTTCCAGGAACCCGCGCTGTTCTCAGGCACCGTGCGCGACAACATCGCCTACGGCAAGCCCGACGCCACCTTCGAGGACATCGTCGAGGTGGCCAAACGCGCGAACGCCCACGAATTCATCCTGAAGTTCAAGGACGGCTACGACACGGTGATCGGCGAGCGCGGCCTGCGCCTGTCCGGGGGCCAGAAGCAGCGCGTTGCCGTCGCACGCGCCATGCTCAAAGACGCCCCCGTGCTCATCCTCGACGAGGCCACCTCGGCGCTGGACACCAAGAGCGAGCGCGCGGTGCAAGCCGGCCTCGACGAGCTGATGAAAAACCGCACCACCATTATGATCGCCCACCGGCTGTCCACCATCGCGGATGTGGACACCATCATCACGCTTGACGACGGCCGCGTCGACGAGATCGGCTCCCCGGCCGAGCTCGCCGTCTCCGGTGGCATCTACTCCGAGCTGCTGCGGCTCACCGCGTCCTCGAGCGCGGCGGACCGGGCGCGGCTCAAGGCGTTCGGGTTCCAGGTGGACCCGGCGGAGGAGGCGGATTCCTAAGGCGCCGGCTGGCGCGGTGCGCGTGGTGGCCTTCGGTGCAAACCGGGATATCCACAAGGGGATATATCGCCGTTGCGAAATTTTTGCTGCACGGCCGACGGCGATATATCCCCTTCTGAGTGTCCCGATTGAGATGGGGGCCGCGGTGCGCGTGGTGGTCTTCGGTGCGACGGCGTTCGGCGACCTGCGGCGTGCGGAGATGGTGGCCTTCGGTGCAAACCGGGATATCCACAAGGGGATATATCGCCGTTGCGAAATTTTTGCGGCACGGCCGACGGCGATATATCCCCTTCTGAGTGTCCCGGTTGAGATGGGGGCCGCAGACCGCGAGAATAGATATCGCGCCGCGGCCGGGGTCGGTGACTACCGTGGGGCAGCATGGAGTTTCCCGACCTCGCCACACTGAAAGCCCGTGGCACCCGCAAGTGGACGCAGTACGACGACGACGTGCTGCCCCTGTGGGTCGCCGAGAGTGATTTCCCCACCGCCCCGGCCGTCAAGGCCGCGATCCAGCGCGCGGTGAACAACGAGACCTTCGGCTACACCCCGGCCCCGCAGGCCCAAGAGCTGCCGAAGGTGCTGGCCGACTTCTACCGGGAGCGGTTCGGCTGGCGCCCGGACGAGGACAAGATCTTCCCCGTCCCGGACGTGGTGCGTGGCATCCTGCTGGCGATAGAGTACTTCACCGAGGGCGACGTCATCGTGCCCGTGCCCGCCTACCACCCCTTCCTGGAGATCGCGGAGACCGCGGGACGAAACCGGGTCGAGGTCGGCAGCACCGGCGGGCTGGACCTGATGGAGGTCGAGGCGTCGTTTCGCAATGGCGCCGGCTCGATCATCATCACCAACCCGTTCAACCCCGGCGGATGGATCTTCGAGGAGGAGGAGCTCGACCAGATCTGCGCGATTGCCCGTCGTTACGGAGGGCGCGTGCTTGTCGACGAAATCCACGCCCCGCTCGTCTACGACGGCGCCCACGTCTGCGCCGCGAAGAACAACCCCGACGTGTGCATCACGGTGACCGCGGCCTCCAAGGCGTTCAACGTCGCCGGGCTCAAGTGCGCGCAGATGATTTTCTCCAACGACGCCGACGTCGAAGTGTTCCAAGGATTGACCGGCGTGGCGAAGGACGGCACGGGCACCCTCGGCATCATCGCCGCCGAGGCGTGCTACCGCGAAGGCGGGGACCACCTCGACGCGGAGGTGGAGCTTCTGCGGGCGAACCGGGACTGGCTCGTCCACACGCTGCCGAAGAAGATCCCCGGCATCGCGTTCGATGTCCCGGCGGCGACGTACCTGATGTTCCTCGACTTTTCGGGGACGAAGCTCGCTGACCCGCGTCCCGCCGCGTGGCTGCGTCGTCACGCGAAAGTGGCGCTGAACGAGGGCGCCTCCTTCGGACCCGGCGGTGAGCACAAGGCGCGCCTGAACTTCGCTACCAGCCCCGACATCCTGCGCGAGGCGGTCGAGCGCATCTCCACGGCGGTGAACAACCTTTCTGGATAAAGTTGGTCACCATGGAAATGAGGATTGAGGAGCCCCAGGCCACCGACTACGTCCGCCCGGCCCCGGCCGAGCAACCCTGGGAGCGGCCCGACCCGGAGTGGTACAAGGACGCGGTGTTCTACGAGGTGCTCGTCCGCGCGTTCTACGACCCGGACAACACCGGCTCGGGCACCCTCAAGGGGCTCGAGGACAAGCTCGATTACCTGCAGTGGCTCGGCGTCGACTGCCTCTGGCTGCCCCCCTTCTACGACTCCCCGCTGCGCGACGGCGGCTACGACATCCGCGACTTCCGCAAGGTGCTGCCCGAGTTCGGCACCGTGGAGGATTTCATCTCGCTTGTGGACAACGCCCACAAGCGCGGCATCCGCATCATCACGGACTTCCCCATCAACCACACCTCGGATTCGCACCAATGGTTCCAGCAGTCCCGCATGGACCCGGGCGGCCCCTACAGCGACTACTACGTGTGGAGCGACGACCCGACCGCCTACAGCGACGCGCGCGTCATCTTCATCGACACCGAGGAGTCGAACTGGACGTTTGACCCGGTGCGCAAACAGTACTTCTGGCACCGCTTCTTCTCCCACCAGCCGGACCTGAACTACGACAACCCGGCGGTGCAGGAGGAGATCTTGGATGTGATCCGCTTCTGGCTGGACCTGGGCATGGACGGCATCCGCCTCGACGCCATCCCCTACCTCTTCGAGCGCGAGGGCACCAACTGCGAGAACCTGCCCGAGACCCACGGCTTCATCAAGCGGGTGCGCGCGCTTTTCGACGAAGAGTACCCCGGCCGCTTCCTCCTGGCGGAAGCCAACCAGATGCCCGACGAGGTGGTGGCCTACTTCGGCGAGGGCGACGGCGACGAGTGCCAGATGGCCTTCCACTTCCCGGTCATGCCCCGGATCTTCATGGGCATCCACCGCGAGTCCGCGCAGCCCATCATCGACATCCTGCGGGAGACCCCCGCGATCCCGGAGTCGGCGCAGTGGGGCATCTTCCTGCGCAACCACGACGAGCTCACGCTCGAGATGGTCACCGATGAAGAGCGCGACTACATGTACAAGAACTACGCCACGGATCCGCGTATGAAGGCGAACGTGGGCATCCGCCGCCGCCTGGCCCCGCTGCTCGGCGGCCACCGCGACCGCCTCGAGCTGGCGCACGCGCTACTTCTCTCCCTGCCCGGCTCGCCGTTTTTGTACTACGGAGACGAGATCGGGATGGGCGACAACATTTGGCTGCCGGACCGCGACGGCGTGCGCACCCCGATGCAGTGGTCGAACGACCGCAACGGGGGATTTTCCAAGGCGGAGCCGGAGCGCCTGTACCTGCCGCCGATCCGCAACGACCAGTACGGGTTCCACATCATCAACGTGGAATCGCAGATGAACCGGGACAACTCGCTGCTGCAGTGGGTGCGCCAGCTGGTGCACATTCGCAAGCAGTACCGCGCGTTCGGCCGCGGCTCCTACATCGAGGTGGAGCAGTCGAACCCGCAGGTGCTGGCGTTCATCCGCGAGTACGACGGGGAGCGCATCCTGTGCGTGAACAACGTGTCCTCGCGCCCCCAGCCGGTGGAGATGCAGCTGGGCCACTACGCAGGCTCGCACCCGCGCGAGCTCTCGGGCGGCGTGGAGTTCCCCGCGATCGGCGAGCTGCCGTGGCTGGTTACCCTGCCGCCGCACGGCTTCCTGTGGTTCGACATCTCGGAGTAACGAGCATGTTTGATCTGAGCAAGGAGCGTTTCTACGGCGCCAAGTCAGAACCCATCGACCGGGTCGAGGTCGCCGCCTCCCGCCCGGCCGGCGACTTCACCTGGCAGCTTCTCGACGTCACACGCGGCGGCGCCACCCCCGTCACCGACCGCTACCAGGTGCTTCTCTCCGAGGCCGCTGACCGCGACGTGCTGGCCACCGACGCGGGCGCGCAGGCCTACCTGGAGGCGGTGGCCGGGCTGGGCGAGGTCCACGGCGACGTCGGCGGAGCGCATGCGCGCCCGCTGGGCGCGGAGCAGTCCAACACGTCGCTCGTCGTGGACGACGCCTGGGTGCTCAAGGCGTTTCGCAAGCTCGAGGTGGGCACCAACCCGGACGTGGAGCTGCTCACCGCGATCGCGGACTGTCCCCACGTGGCCGGGGTGCGCGGGCACGTCACGCGCGACGGCGCCACGGTGGCGATGCAGCAGCAGCTCATCCGCGGCGGCGAGGACGGCTTCGACCTGGCCGTTGCGGACGATCTCGGCGACCCGGCGGAGCTGGGGCGCGCGATCCGGGTGGTGCACGAGGCGCTGGCCGGCGCCTTCGGCACCGAGCAGGTCAGCGGGCGGCAGCTGCGCGAGGGCCTGAACTCCCACCTCGACGAGCTCGTGGGCCAAGCCCCCCAGCTCGCCGAGCGCGAGGGCGCCATCCGCGCGCTCTACGAGGCCATTGACGACGGCCCGCACGACATCCACCGCATCCACGGAGACCTGCACCTCGGCCAGACGCTCAAGAGCGACCGGTGGTACTTGATCGACTTCGAGGGCGAGCCGGCCCGCCCCCTGGCGCAGCGCCTCGCCCCGGACCACCCGCTGCGCGACGTCGCCGGGATGATCCGCTCCTTCGGCTACGCCCGCGCGGTCGGTGGGTATGACGCGGGGTGGGAGCACGCGGGCGTCGACAAGCTTCTGGCGGGATATGGCGTAAAGCGCGATGAGGTGCTGGCGGCCTACATCGTGGACAAGGCGGCCTACGAGGTGGCCTACGAGGCTAACAACCGTCCCGAGTGGGTGGACATCCCCCTCGACGCGATCCGGCGGCTGACATAATTCCCACTGTTTGGGACGGAGTTTCCCAAAAAGTTTGACACGGTGGACAGTTGACGGGGTACTCTTAGGCGATTCCATGTAAAAGGAACGCTATGTAGGAGGATTTCATGGGCTCAACCGCCGTTTCCGGCGAGTCCGCGGGGACACCATCTAAGCCCCAAGGTTCGACCACCGCGATCGTGATCACCGCGCTCGCCCTGTTCTCAATGTTCTTCGGCGCGGGCAACCTCATCTTCCCGCCCATGCTGGCCGTCCAGGCGGGCGACAACTTCTGGCCGGCGATCCTCGGCTTCCTCGGCACCGGCGCCCTGCTGCCGGTGCTCGCCGTCATCGCCATCGCGCTGTCCGGCGCCAACGTCCGCGACCTCGCGCAGCGCGCGGGCACCGTCTTCGGCGTCGTGTTCCCGGTGCTGGCCTACCTGTCCATCGGCGCCTTCTACGCCCTGCCGCGCACCGGCGCCGTGTCCATGGAAACGGCCATCACCCCGCTGTTCGGGGTCGACGGCCTGTTCGCCTCGGCGGTGTTCAACATCATCTTCTTCGGCATCGCGCTCGCGCTGTCGTGGAACCCGAACACCATCATGGAAAAGCTGGGCAAGTTCCTCACCCCGGCGCTGGTCATTCTGCTCGTGCTCATGATCGCCGTGTCCCTGGCCAAGTGGAACGCGGATCCGGCCACCCCGACCGAGGACTTCGCCGAGGGCCCGTTCACGGCCGGCCTGCTCGAGGGCTACCTGACCATGGACTCCATCGCGGCTCTGGCGTTTTCCATCGTGGTCATCTCCACGCTGCGGTACAAGGGCTTCCCCGAGGGCGCGCCCGTGGTGCGCGGCACCATCCTCGCGGGTGTCGGCGCCGGTGTCATGCTCGCCCTGATCTACCTGGGCCTGGGCACAATCGGTCGCGTCATCCCGAGCCCGGAACAGTACGACAACGGTGCAGGCCTGCTTGCCGACGCTGCGAATCTCACCCTCGGCGGCGCCGGCCAGATCATCTTCTCCCTGGTCGTCCTGCTCGCCTGCATGACCACCGCCGTGGGCCTGATCACCGCTACCGCGGAGTACTTCGCCGCGGAATTCA containing:
- the treS gene encoding maltose alpha-D-glucosyltransferase; translation: MEMRIEEPQATDYVRPAPAEQPWERPDPEWYKDAVFYEVLVRAFYDPDNTGSGTLKGLEDKLDYLQWLGVDCLWLPPFYDSPLRDGGYDIRDFRKVLPEFGTVEDFISLVDNAHKRGIRIITDFPINHTSDSHQWFQQSRMDPGGPYSDYYVWSDDPTAYSDARVIFIDTEESNWTFDPVRKQYFWHRFFSHQPDLNYDNPAVQEEILDVIRFWLDLGMDGIRLDAIPYLFEREGTNCENLPETHGFIKRVRALFDEEYPGRFLLAEANQMPDEVVAYFGEGDGDECQMAFHFPVMPRIFMGIHRESAQPIIDILRETPAIPESAQWGIFLRNHDELTLEMVTDEERDYMYKNYATDPRMKANVGIRRRLAPLLGGHRDRLELAHALLLSLPGSPFLYYGDEIGMGDNIWLPDRDGVRTPMQWSNDRNGGFSKAEPERLYLPPIRNDQYGFHIINVESQMNRDNSLLQWVRQLVHIRKQYRAFGRGSYIEVEQSNPQVLAFIREYDGERILCVNNVSSRPQPVEMQLGHYAGSHPRELSGGVEFPAIGELPWLVTLPPHGFLWFDISE
- a CDS encoding M3 family metallopeptidase, yielding MAPMNPLLEPSTLPYNLPDFAAIRLEHVEPAFEEAVSRHAREISEILMQDTPTWENTVEAFELSGSALDRVTAWFFNLQGTDTTDEFDEVADRIVPKLSAHMDSIYQSEQLFARLTAVEVPDDPESRRLHELLVRRFTRRGALLDAAGKTGLLDINRRLSQLSEEFGRNLLADTRALAVDMTADELEGLSAEQKEAYRDDASPTGYRVPLELPTTQSLQARLTRPKARRTLFDASRQRGRDSNAALVREAAELRLERARLLGFETHADYVIAEETAGSAAAARRLIADLAPAAAANAEAERKLAGELAGFEVDGADWPYYQARRREEELNVNEAELRNFFPLEQVLVDGVFYAANLLYGITVTKREDLRGYRDEVDVWEVIDAPERGGEGIGLLLTDYRARASKRGGAWMSSFVDQSRLAGTKAVVVNVMSLTSNLLSIDEVTTVFHEFGHALHGLLSNVRYPSLSGTNVPRDWVEFPSQINENYAFAPEIVRNYARHVDTGEVISEDMLDAVRASRQFGQGFDTSEYLAAAAIDLAWHSLDREIPSDIDAFEAEVLAEYGLAVDGLEPRYRSTWFNHIFAGGYSAGYYSYLWSEALDADGYELVEAEGINRTTGEKFREEILSRGASRDYSAAYRAFRGRDKDTRPLLVRRGLEGTGMGTDV
- a CDS encoding ABC transporter ATP-binding protein — its product is MQPLFRVLRSASALWPFYLLVVVVSSVVAGLGLVAPFILKRATDTIVNALGSGSVAEGVPRLLVWLAVALFVAEALSWVLRNVSGYVGDVMVARIRQILSTRYFAKLLSLPQRYFDSQVTGTIIARLDRSIANITMFIQSFANSFLPMLLQVAAILVITSLYYWPLTILLAALFPLYVWLTALTSKRWQKWEGDKNAEVDEGNGRFAEVVGQVKVTKSFLAETRELNKFATHYGRTVELTRPQSRWWHSMDAVRGMAMNALFLGIYLILFERTLHGHFTVGDMVMLVQMVTMARQPVTMMSWMVDSAQRAVAGSRDYFKVMDEEVEPTANKEIVAATASSGVPRVSEVTHAPLNPAEPVIAFDNVSFAYSPGEPVLRDITFSAREGEKIALVGESGGGKSTLVNLLLGLYPIQQGTMTLCGRNLDEIGVETLRASTGVVFQEPALFSGTVRDNIAYGKPDATFEDIVEVAKRANAHEFILKFKDGYDTVIGERGLRLSGGQKQRVAVARAMLKDAPVLILDEATSALDTKSERAVQAGLDELMKNRTTIMIAHRLSTIADVDTIITLDDGRVDEIGSPAELAVSGGIYSELLRLTASSSAADRARLKAFGFQVDPAEEADS
- a CDS encoding carboxylesterase family protein; the protein is MATAEVTCPAGTVIGIDDGAVRHFHSIEYSRITAPFDDATPAETGMLIDATVARPEKTALSITTPSGATDADDLPVMVWIHGGRFEEGSHADPNTGAEAFAAQGVVQVRLGYRTTLAGLVQFPDDEPSHFRAAHDCQLALEWVQRNIEAFGGDPTNITLVGQSAGAALVLWLARRDHYRGGFRRAVAMSPAFPRKVYRLRRSSLRASLSMPLTRGTLNDADPERLERGYRRFRTRHITDLALGPGPLEPAELADVDLVVTSTHDEFYRTGAPADSAGIGPAWVRVAGRFMDLLPGRAGAYIEACREIDPEHVLGRLFSDSLVRRFVDRVCEDAPGRVWQAEFVSHEGAAGSVPHSGDLPSLFAQAPHAAGEGLNGWMVRYCTDGEPGWPTYSPGRVALRTDVNCARPQLVEDPLGYLRGAFKR
- a CDS encoding MalY/PatB family protein, coding for MEFPDLATLKARGTRKWTQYDDDVLPLWVAESDFPTAPAVKAAIQRAVNNETFGYTPAPQAQELPKVLADFYRERFGWRPDEDKIFPVPDVVRGILLAIEYFTEGDVIVPVPAYHPFLEIAETAGRNRVEVGSTGGLDLMEVEASFRNGAGSIIITNPFNPGGWIFEEEELDQICAIARRYGGRVLVDEIHAPLVYDGAHVCAAKNNPDVCITVTAASKAFNVAGLKCAQMIFSNDADVEVFQGLTGVAKDGTGTLGIIAAEACYREGGDHLDAEVELLRANRDWLVHTLPKKIPGIAFDVPAATYLMFLDFSGTKLADPRPAAWLRRHAKVALNEGASFGPGGEHKARLNFATSPDILREAVERISTAVNNLSG
- the brnQ gene encoding branched-chain amino acid transport system II carrier protein codes for the protein MGSTAVSGESAGTPSKPQGSTTAIVITALALFSMFFGAGNLIFPPMLAVQAGDNFWPAILGFLGTGALLPVLAVIAIALSGANVRDLAQRAGTVFGVVFPVLAYLSIGAFYALPRTGAVSMETAITPLFGVDGLFASAVFNIIFFGIALALSWNPNTIMEKLGKFLTPALVILLVLMIAVSLAKWNADPATPTEDFAEGPFTAGLLEGYLTMDSIAALAFSIVVISTLRYKGFPEGAPVVRGTILAGVGAGVMLALIYLGLGTIGRVIPSPEQYDNGAGLLADAANLTLGGAGQIIFSLVVLLACMTTAVGLITATAEYFAAEFTGSYKTWAIVFSIMSTVIATQGLEFVMAIAAPVIGFLYPPAIALIFVTLVEPLFRSRTRFTWAFFLPIWVAVIWSAIETSISLGWGAGALTPLVSWAPLQEAGLGWAVPVLAAFIVGLIVDLARPKAPLKIGTVEAVDTGESVVA
- a CDS encoding trehalose synthase, yielding MFDLSKERFYGAKSEPIDRVEVAASRPAGDFTWQLLDVTRGGATPVTDRYQVLLSEAADRDVLATDAGAQAYLEAVAGLGEVHGDVGGAHARPLGAEQSNTSLVVDDAWVLKAFRKLEVGTNPDVELLTAIADCPHVAGVRGHVTRDGATVAMQQQLIRGGEDGFDLAVADDLGDPAELGRAIRVVHEALAGAFGTEQVSGRQLREGLNSHLDELVGQAPQLAEREGAIRALYEAIDDGPHDIHRIHGDLHLGQTLKSDRWYLIDFEGEPARPLAQRLAPDHPLRDVAGMIRSFGYARAVGGYDAGWEHAGVDKLLAGYGVKRDEVLAAYIVDKAAYEVAYEANNRPEWVDIPLDAIRRLT